GGTCGGCTGCTGGCCATCGCGGGTGTTCGTACAAGGCTTTGAGGGTCGCCGGCACTTGCAGTGTCAGCGTGGGCCGCTCGTTTTCGATGGCGGCCAGGGTTGCACCGGCATCGAAGCGCGCGTGGAGCAAAACGGTCGCGCCGACCGACAGCGCCGGCAAAGTCTGAATGCACAGGCCACCCACATGGAACAGGGGCAACACCGTGAGCACGGTGTCGCTGGCGCCCATGGCTTGTGACTGGGCGGCGATGGCCATGTTGCTCAGCAAGTTGCCCTGGGTGTGTACGGCGGCTTTGGGCAGACCGGTGGTACCCGATGTATAGACCAACAAGGCCGGGGTGTGCCAGGCGTTGTCTGGCTGGGGTTGGCCTGGCAGCGGGGCGGGTCGCTCGGAGGCGAGGGCATCGGCGGCCAGCGAGGGCACCCCGGACGACCTGGCCAAGGCGATGGAGGCCGGCGCGAGGTGGTTGTCGTGCACCAGCAGGGCCGGCGTGCAGTCGGCCATCACCGCACGCCATTCGGCAGGCGAAAGCCGGTGGTTCAGTGGCACCAGCGTGGCACCGAGCCGCGCCAGCGCAAACAGCAGAATTATTTGTGCCGGGTGATTCAGGCCCAGCCAGGACACCCGGTCACCTTGAGCAATGCCGTGGGTGGTCTGCAACTGAGAGGCGACGGCGTGGCTTCGGGCCAGCAGTTGCGCATAGGTCAGCTGAACGGGTTCACCACTGTCCAGCGCGGTGTCGCGCCACCACAGGGCACAGCCATCGGGCTGGACTTGCGCGACCCGTTCCAGCATCGCCTGGAGCGATCGGTCTGGCGGTGTAGGAGGGGGCGATGAATCGGTTGGCATTCACGTAACTTTACGCCAGCCACACGCCACAGCCATGTCCGCGCGCGACCATGGCATCACCTTTCCCAGCCGGTACACTGAAACCCATGAGCACACCCGCACCCGTTCGCCTGTTGATGATCGAAGACGATGCCCGCCTGGCACATATGGTCGTTGACTACCTGGGCCAGTCTGGCTTTGCAGTGACCCACGCCGGTGACGGCGAAGCCGGGCTGGAGCAGCTGCCGCTGGTACAGCCCGAGCTGGTGATTCTGGATCTGATGATGCCCGGCATCGACGGTCTGGAAGTGTGCCGCCGCATCCGCTCGTTGCCCGATGGCCTTGCGCGCATTCCGGTGCTGATGCTGACCGCCAAGGGCGATCCCATGGACCGCATCATTGGCCTTGAGCTGGGTGCTGACGACTACCTGCCCAAGCCCTTCGAGCCGCGCGAGTTGCTGGCCAGAGTTCGGGCCGTGTTGCGCCGGCGCGGCGAACCCGGTCAACCGGCAAACAAATCCACGCCGACCTTGCGCTTTGGCTCGCTGGAGATTGATCGCGATGCGCGAACCGTGCAGGTTGGCGAGACGGTGTGCGATCTCACCTCGTATCAATTTGACCTGCTGGTGGCGATGGCCGAGCGGGCCGGGCGTGTGCTTACCCGCGATCAGATCATGGAGGCCGTGCGCGGCCGTGAGCTGGAGGCTTTTGACCGCAGCATCGACGTGCACATTGGCCGCATCCGCAACGCCATCGAGGCCGACAGCAAAGACCCCAAACGCATCCTGACGGTGCGCGGTGTCGGCTATGTGTTTGCCAAACAGCAAGATTGATGGAACACCCCTGCCCCGCTTCGCGTGACCTCCTCAAGGGGGCGACACTGGCCGACCGGCAAAGCCGGACCGACGGT
This region of Hydrogenophaga crassostreae genomic DNA includes:
- a CDS encoding class I adenylate-forming enzyme family protein, producing MPTDSSPPPTPPDRSLQAMLERVAQVQPDGCALWWRDTALDSGEPVQLTYAQLLARSHAVASQLQTTHGIAQGDRVSWLGLNHPAQIILLFALARLGATLVPLNHRLSPAEWRAVMADCTPALLVHDNHLAPASIALARSSGVPSLAADALASERPAPLPGQPQPDNAWHTPALLVYTSGTTGLPKAAVHTQGNLLSNMAIAAQSQAMGASDTVLTVLPLFHVGGLCIQTLPALSVGATVLLHARFDAGATLAAIENERPTLTLQVPATLKALYEHPRWPAADLSSLRAVWAGSSVLPTAALSGFHDRGIPVCNVYGSTETGPFSVALPPDHAKSHAGTCGWPGGGVEVKLCDASGTTVSQGEVGEICIRAPNVAERYWPDLPAVDPEGFFHSGDLALQAGDGSFTVVGRSKDMIISGGENIYPAEIESALLAHPLVSECAVIAQADPRWGEVAVAVVVLAAGNTAGEGWAAPLQSHLQERLARYKQPRRWLAVEALPKTALGKVQKGALKALLATDPPAV
- a CDS encoding response regulator, with translation MSTPAPVRLLMIEDDARLAHMVVDYLGQSGFAVTHAGDGEAGLEQLPLVQPELVILDLMMPGIDGLEVCRRIRSLPDGLARIPVLMLTAKGDPMDRIIGLELGADDYLPKPFEPRELLARVRAVLRRRGEPGQPANKSTPTLRFGSLEIDRDARTVQVGETVCDLTSYQFDLLVAMAERAGRVLTRDQIMEAVRGRELEAFDRSIDVHIGRIRNAIEADSKDPKRILTVRGVGYVFAKQQD